A stretch of the Prochlorococcus marinus str. MIT 0918 genome encodes the following:
- the nusB gene encoding transcription antitermination factor NusB, which yields MESRSLAREVALLVLGQISDDHINNIESLSIEDILNLGFDTLSNYWREQLDDCALQIELAQQELLNSELIESDKNHITRSRDHLTNCLQKFQTILNILSDTFELTRLLALKDQKIIKDEAMNRVSLVIEKYNLINSSLDQVMEGWRLKRLPRIDQDILRLAFVDLYNLQTPVPVTCNEAVNLANRYSDEQGRKMINGVLRRLQKSFNPKIS from the coding sequence ATGGAATCTAGATCATTAGCAAGAGAAGTTGCTCTTTTAGTTTTGGGACAAATTTCTGATGATCACATTAATAACATTGAATCATTATCAATAGAGGATATTCTTAATTTAGGTTTTGATACTCTTTCTAATTATTGGAGAGAACAATTAGATGATTGTGCTTTGCAAATTGAGTTAGCTCAACAAGAACTATTAAACAGTGAACTAATTGAATCTGATAAAAATCATATTACTAGATCTAGAGATCATTTAACTAATTGCCTACAAAAGTTTCAAACTATTTTAAATATTTTATCAGATACTTTTGAACTTACAAGACTACTAGCTTTAAAAGATCAAAAAATCATTAAAGATGAAGCAATGAATAGAGTTAGTTTAGTAATTGAAAAATATAATTTAATTAATTCTTCTTTAGATCAAGTAATGGAAGGATGGAGGTTGAAAAGATTGCCAAGAATTGATCAAGACATTCTAAGGTTAGCTTTTGTAGATTTGTATAACCTCCAGACACCAGTTCCAGTAACTTGTAATGAAGCAGTAAATCTTGCAAATCGTTATAGTGATGAACAGGGGCGTAAAATGATTAATGGTGTTTTGCGTAGGTTGCAAAAATCATTTAACCCTAAGATTTCTTAA
- the queG gene encoding tRNA epoxyqueuosine(34) reductase QueG, producing MASFNEKLSVELKAEAKKRGFNPIGIAKIPGSKRIKMRSESLERWLNAGNHADMEWMKAPRRFEAEKLLKGVKSVLVVGLNYFTGPKIKTKDEVLIGRYAWGKDYHQIIEKRLKEIGHWLEKERPNSKWKVCVDSKPILEKAWAEEAGLGWIGKNSNLINQNQGSWMVLGNLLSTENLIPDRPSIPLCGKCQICIESCPTNAITEPFVIDSRKCIAYHNIENRDKEIPIEIQKAMGKWIAGCDICQEVCPWNDRNIPISNDPDTQAKDWIKKLTCEKAIKWDDEKWKSELKGSSLKRIKPWMWRRNANYIQQNKT from the coding sequence ATGGCTTCCTTTAATGAAAAATTAAGCGTTGAACTAAAAGCGGAAGCTAAAAAAAGAGGTTTTAATCCAATTGGAATTGCAAAGATTCCAGGGAGCAAAAGAATTAAAATGAGATCAGAATCATTAGAAAGATGGTTAAATGCAGGAAACCATGCAGATATGGAATGGATGAAAGCTCCTAGAAGGTTCGAAGCAGAAAAACTTCTTAAAGGAGTAAAAAGTGTACTGGTAGTAGGTTTGAATTATTTTACAGGTCCTAAAATAAAAACCAAAGATGAAGTATTAATTGGTCGATATGCTTGGGGAAAGGATTATCACCAAATAATTGAAAAGAGATTAAAAGAAATTGGACATTGGCTAGAAAAAGAAAGGCCTAATTCAAAATGGAAAGTATGTGTTGATTCAAAACCTATCCTTGAAAAAGCATGGGCAGAAGAAGCTGGTCTTGGCTGGATTGGAAAAAATAGTAATTTAATAAACCAAAATCAAGGATCATGGATGGTGTTAGGCAATCTGTTATCTACTGAAAATCTAATACCTGACAGACCTTCAATACCACTATGCGGAAAATGCCAAATCTGTATTGAATCATGTCCAACGAACGCTATTACAGAGCCATTTGTTATTGACTCTAGAAAATGTATTGCCTATCACAATATTGAAAATAGAGACAAAGAAATTCCAATAGAAATTCAAAAAGCTATGGGAAAATGGATCGCAGGCTGCGATATTTGTCAGGAAGTTTGTCCATGGAATGATCGAAATATTCCAATCAGCAATGATCCTGATACTCAAGCTAAAGATTGGATTAAAAAACTAACCTGTGAAAAAGCTATAAAATGGGATGATGAAAAATGGAAAAGCGAGCTTAAAGGTTCATCATTAAAAAGAATTAAGCCTTGGATGTGGAGAAGAAATGCAAATTATATTCAACAAAATAAGACATAA
- a CDS encoding DUF502 domain-containing protein: protein MVQSSPRQDLSLPSRLQQDLKNDLIAGLLVVIPLATTIWLSTIVSRFVLVFLTSIPKQLNPFITLNPILQDLINLALGLTVPLLGILLIGLMARNIVGRWLLEFGEGTLSRIPLAGSVYKTLKQLLETFLGDNSSRFRRVVLVEYPREGLFSVGFVTGIVGPSLQPELDEPLLSVFIPTAPNPTTGWYTLVPEKSVKDLNISVEDAFRTIISAGIVNPDDRNKATNTSFSSLFAQLKSRSSQSSLPNNT, encoded by the coding sequence TTGGTGCAGTCTTCTCCCAGACAAGATCTTTCTCTACCTTCTAGGCTGCAGCAAGATCTTAAAAACGACCTTATAGCAGGGTTGTTAGTGGTTATTCCATTGGCTACAACCATTTGGCTTTCTACGATAGTTAGTCGCTTTGTTTTGGTTTTTTTGACTTCTATCCCAAAGCAATTAAATCCTTTTATTACACTCAACCCTATTCTTCAAGACTTAATTAATCTTGCTTTGGGCCTAACAGTCCCATTATTAGGCATTTTATTAATAGGCTTGATGGCCAGGAATATTGTTGGCAGATGGCTCTTGGAATTTGGAGAAGGAACTTTATCTCGCATTCCTTTAGCAGGTTCAGTTTATAAAACTCTTAAACAACTTTTAGAAACTTTTCTAGGTGATAATTCATCTAGATTTCGTCGAGTTGTTTTGGTTGAATATCCTCGAGAGGGATTATTTAGTGTTGGTTTTGTTACGGGTATAGTTGGACCATCTCTTCAGCCAGAATTAGATGAGCCGTTATTGAGTGTTTTTATTCCTACTGCTCCTAACCCAACTACTGGTTGGTATACATTGGTTCCAGAGAAGTCTGTAAAAGATCTAAACATATCAGTAGAAGATGCTTTTAGAACCATTATTTCTGCAGGAATAGTAAATCCTGATGATCGTAATAAAGCTACTAATACAAGTTTTTCTAGTTTATTCGCTCAGTTAAAATCTCGCTCTTCACAATCTTCCTTACCAAATAATACTTAA
- a CDS encoding PP2C family protein-serine/threonine phosphatase has protein sequence MSNKPYISDSKESFKNFSEQSSPYESLRLLLDNLSKEQKRNQELLASISYVLRSFTNLDRFLEFIPVVVSRLVGVKGTLLIPFHIDGTVSIEQIQMVPLNYSESLINEILNFPLGHERGFGSDPNRLKELDKLIQSFILNSPFFVTSVVARGKERGRLYVFDLNSPFVFSNIHRRNVQLVADLVGVAIEYDLLFQQIKYYESVERQVSIGGEIQSQLLPDHCPVIKGVELAAHCRPAFQVGGDYYDFMPTKPELTGKAKEGGRWALVVGDVMGKGIPACLLMTMLRGMLRAEVLTGLPPDRILHDLNQLALDDLSQSHRFVTLFYSDFDPESRKLRFANAAHNPPLLWRSKQKEIIRLDSLGLLIGLESEAEYVCGEVLLDYGDVILYYTDGVTEAMGLTGERFNEKRLIALLDESARKFSKSQEILDNLFYRLDRFVGINHHLEDDASMVVLKVQNQ, from the coding sequence GTGAGTAATAAACCTTATATTTCTGATTCAAAAGAATCATTTAAAAATTTTTCAGAACAATCTTCTCCATATGAATCTTTAAGATTACTTTTAGATAACCTTTCTAAAGAGCAAAAAAGAAATCAAGAATTATTAGCTTCTATTTCTTATGTTCTTAGAAGTTTTACAAATTTAGATCGATTTTTGGAATTTATTCCTGTTGTTGTTTCAAGATTGGTTGGAGTAAAAGGTACTCTTTTAATTCCTTTTCATATAGATGGCACTGTTTCTATTGAACAAATCCAAATGGTTCCACTTAATTATTCAGAAAGTTTAATAAATGAAATTCTTAATTTCCCATTAGGACATGAACGTGGTTTTGGTAGTGATCCAAATAGGTTAAAAGAATTAGATAAATTAATTCAAAGCTTTATATTAAATAGTCCATTTTTTGTTACTTCTGTTGTTGCACGAGGAAAAGAAAGAGGAAGATTATATGTATTTGATTTAAATAGTCCTTTTGTATTTAGTAATATTCATCGACGCAATGTGCAATTGGTTGCAGATCTTGTAGGTGTAGCAATTGAATATGATTTGCTGTTTCAACAGATTAAATATTATGAAAGTGTTGAGAGGCAGGTAAGTATTGGTGGAGAAATTCAATCTCAATTATTACCTGATCATTGTCCAGTAATTAAGGGAGTTGAATTAGCAGCTCATTGTCGCCCTGCTTTTCAAGTGGGAGGAGATTATTATGATTTCATGCCTACCAAGCCTGAATTAACAGGTAAAGCAAAAGAAGGTGGCCGTTGGGCATTAGTTGTCGGAGATGTTATGGGAAAAGGTATTCCTGCTTGTTTGTTAATGACAATGCTTAGAGGTATGTTAAGAGCTGAGGTTTTGACTGGGTTGCCGCCAGATCGTATTCTTCATGATTTAAATCAATTAGCTTTAGATGATTTATCTCAATCTCACCGATTTGTTACACTTTTCTATTCTGATTTTGACCCAGAATCACGGAAATTAAGGTTTGCAAATGCAGCTCATAATCCACCTTTGTTATGGCGTTCAAAACAAAAAGAAATTATACGTTTAGATTCTCTTGGTTTATTAATTGGATTGGAATCAGAGGCGGAATATGTTTGTGGGGAAGTTTTACTTGATTATGGAGATGTAATTCTTTATTACACTGATGGCGTTACAGAAGCAATGGGACTGACGGGAGAACGGTTTAATGAAAAACGTTTAATTGCTTTACTTGATGAATCTGCAAGAAAATTTTCAAAATCTCAAGAAATCTTAGATAATCTTTTTTATCGATTAGACAGATTTGTTGGTATTAATCATCATCTTGAAGATGATGCGTCAATGGTGGTTTTGAAGGTACAAAATCAATAG
- the ftsY gene encoding signal recognition particle-docking protein FtsY — translation MNEPIKSIIGENIEDTSSLDWAKQAYERLKKQQEESKKEQLALEEKTKIVEESINQDNDLADSTELKIIDNTVNQNNSIINSSEPELGDFDDAFTWSAQVLEAQGKKITNVSLEDINWLSKLQQGLEKTRKTFVTDLLDKFGDDPLTPEVLDDLESLLLRSDAGVNATDQIISALRRRLNEEVLDSKEGLRFLKEQLCKIVDKPINDSGISLLMPKKNLLNIWLLVGVNGVGKTTTLGKLANLALRSGFTALIAAADTFRAAAVEQVKIWGKRSGVSVIANETPNADPAAIVFDAIGAAKAKEIELLLVDTAGRLQTKNNLMEELQKVRKIIDRLAPNANVESLLILDATQGQNGLSQAMAFAKSANLTGVVITKLDGSSRGGVAFAVASQANLPIRFIGAGEGIRDLKPFNSFEFVEALLSNR, via the coding sequence ATGAATGAACCCATCAAATCTATAATTGGTGAAAATATAGAAGATACTAGTAGTTTAGATTGGGCTAAGCAAGCCTATGAAAGGCTTAAGAAACAACAAGAAGAGAGTAAAAAAGAACAATTAGCTTTAGAAGAAAAGACAAAGATTGTAGAGGAGAGTATTAATCAAGATAATGACTTAGCAGATTCGACTGAATTGAAAATTATTGACAATACTGTTAATCAAAATAATTCTATAATTAATTCTTCTGAGCCAGAGTTAGGAGATTTTGATGATGCATTTACATGGTCTGCCCAGGTTTTAGAAGCACAAGGCAAAAAAATTACTAATGTTTCATTAGAAGATATCAATTGGTTATCTAAATTACAACAAGGGCTCGAAAAAACTCGTAAAACGTTTGTTACAGATTTACTAGATAAATTCGGAGATGATCCCCTTACTCCAGAAGTACTTGATGATTTAGAAAGTTTACTTTTAAGATCAGATGCAGGTGTTAATGCAACTGATCAAATTATTAGTGCTTTAAGAAGAAGATTGAATGAAGAAGTTTTAGACTCTAAGGAGGGATTACGTTTTTTAAAGGAGCAGCTTTGTAAAATTGTTGATAAACCAATTAATGACAGTGGAATTAGTTTATTAATGCCTAAAAAGAATTTATTAAATATTTGGTTATTAGTAGGCGTCAATGGTGTTGGGAAAACTACTACTTTAGGTAAATTGGCTAATTTGGCGTTGAGAAGTGGTTTCACCGCATTAATTGCAGCAGCAGACACTTTTCGAGCAGCAGCAGTTGAGCAAGTGAAGATTTGGGGAAAGCGCAGTGGTGTATCAGTGATTGCGAATGAAACACCAAATGCTGATCCAGCTGCCATTGTTTTTGACGCTATTGGTGCTGCTAAGGCAAAAGAAATTGAATTATTATTGGTTGATACTGCTGGCCGTCTTCAAACTAAAAATAATTTGATGGAGGAATTACAAAAAGTAAGGAAAATAATTGATCGACTGGCTCCTAATGCAAACGTTGAATCTCTTTTAATTTTAGATGCTACACAAGGTCAAAATGGATTAAGTCAAGCAATGGCTTTTGCTAAATCAGCCAATCTTACTGGTGTTGTCATTACGAAACTAGATGGTTCTTCTCGTGGAGGAGTTGCTTTTGCTGTGGCGTCACAAGCTAATTTGCCAATTCGGTTTATAGGAGCTGGTGAAGGGATTAGGGATTTAAAACCTTTTAATAGTTTTGAATTTGTAGAAGCTCTTTTGTCAAATCGTTGA